The nucleotide sequence TACGTATTTATCGGTATCGCTAAAACCTTCGTAATTTTCTAGAATCATTTCGGTCTGCTTTCCATAGGTGGTAACCAAGAACCAAGCATCGTGTTTGGTAAAACCATCCCCTTTGATACGGCCGTAAACTTCACTGATGTATTTTTCAACATGCTTGAACTTTTTAAAATCTACGTTGCCACAAAGAAATATCTTCTCGGTATAACACTCTTTTAGTTCGGTACCCTCTTCTTCTTCCATTCTTTTGGCTATGCGATCAACGACCCTTTCCGCCATTTTCCTATACCCGGTAAGCTTACCTCCGGCAATACTTATCAGGCCTGTATCGGAAGTGAATATTTCATCTTTTCTAGAAAGTTCGGAAGCCGATTTTCCCTCTTCATGGATCAAGGGACGCAGACCTGCCCACGATGATATAATATCGTCCATTTCCAGATTGATATCGGGAAACATGTTGTTCACTGCGGATATGAGATAGATGGCATCGGCCAAGTCTGTGCGAACGTTATCCTTGTCCTTATTGTAATTGGTATCGGTAGTACCGATATAGGTCACCTTACCGCGCGGTATTGCAAACATCATTCTACCGTCGGGCACATCAAAATAAACGGATTGCTTTATCGGTAATTTCTTTTTAGGAAAGACCAAATGCACCCCTTTGGTCAGATGTAATTGCTTTCCTTTTTTAGAGTTATTGGTACTTCGCAATTCATCGACCCATGGGCCCGCAGCACTGATCACGTATTTCGATTTAATATTGAAAGTAGCCCCTGAGACCCCGTCTTTTACTTGAACCCCCGCTACTTTTTCATCCTCGTAAATAAAATCCTCAACCGCGGCATAGTTTAAGGCCTGTGCCCCGAACAATAGGCTCGACTTGATATTCTCAATGGTCAATCGCGCATCATCGGTACGGTATTCGGCATAATAGCCGGCGCCTTTCAATATTTTCTTCGGAAGCAAAGGTTCAAGCTTCAAAGCTTCTTTTTTCTCAAGCATTTGACGCTTATCGTCACCGGTTACCTGGGCCAAAATGTCGTATACCTTCAGACCGATTGAAGTCAGCCACTTACCGTATGAACCATTTTCAATAAGGGGAAGCAACATTTTTTCGGGAAGGACCAAATGTGGTGCCAGTTTATGGACGATGGCACGTTCAGATCCGACTTCCTTTACCAGCCAAAAATCGAATTGCTTTAAATATCGCAGTCCGCCATGTATCAATTTGGTCGATTTACTACTGGTTCCGGAGGCAAAATCCCCTTTTTCGACCAAGGCCACTTTGAGTCCACGTGAGGCGGCATCAAGGGCAATCCCCCCGCCTGTAATACCTCCACCGATAACGACAAGATCGTAGGTGCTGGAGGTAAGCTCGGCAATCGTTTTTGCCCTATCCAAATTTGAAAACCTAATATTTTTCATAATATTCTTTTACTGTATTGCGGTATTATACTGCTGTGTCTTTCTTTTATTGTTCTTCCCATCCTTTGGTTCGCTCTACGGCCTGCTTCCATTTTTTGTAAAGACGTTTCCGTTTTACGCGGTCAAAGGTAGGCTTAAAGATTCTGTTCATAGGTCTATTTTGATCCACATCTTCTTGTTTCCACAGCCCCACTTGAATGCCTGCCAAAAACGCGGCACCCATAGCTGTAGACTCTATTACCTCTGGGCGGTGAACCTCAGAATCTAATATATCGGCCTGAAATTGCATTAAATGGTTATTGGCACAAGCACCACCATCTACACGAAGGTTTTTCAACTGAATTCCAGAATCATCTTCCATCGCTTTTAAAATATCTTTGGTCTGGTAAGCCAATGATTCTAAAGTAGCCTTGGCCAAATGTGCCTTACCCGTATCCCTGGTCAATCCAAATACCGCTCCCCTGGCGTACATATCCCAATAGGGCGCTCCCAAACCTGCAAAAGCGGGAACCACATAAACCGGGTTTTCACCTTCAACGGAATCGGCAAGCGCTTCTGTTTCCTTGGCATCTTTAATAATTTCCAATCCGTCGCGAAGCCACTGTATGGCTGCACCTGCAATAAATATGCTTCCTTCAAGTGCATAGTTCACTTTTCCATCCAATCCGTAAGCAATGGTAGTAAGGAGTCCGTTTTTGGAAAATTGAGGTTTTTCCCCTGTATTCATCAACATAAAACAACCGGTTCCATAGGTGTTTTTTGCCGTCCCCTTATTGAAACAGGCCTGTCCGAACAAAGCGGCCTGTTGATCACCGGCAATACCGGCAATCGGAATTTTAACCCCATCGATTTCATAATCACCGAAATGATGTGCCGATGGTTTTACTTCGGGAAGCATCAATTTTGGAATGCCAAGGGCCCTGAGCATCTTATCGTCCCATTTTAGGTTTACGATATCGTAAATCATGGTACGTGATGCATTGGTATAATCTGTAACATGGTTTGCACCATTGGTCATATTCCATACCAACCAAGTATCTACAGTACCCATTAACAAATCACCATTTTCGGCTTTTGCACGTGCCCCTTCTACATTATCTAAAATCCACTTTACCTTGGTTCCGGAAAAATAAGAATCAATTACAAGTCCGGTAGTCTGCCCAACGTGCTCTGATAATCCACTCTTTTTTAAATGCTCACAAATATCTGCCGTACGTTTATCTTGCCAAACAATAGCGTTATAAACGGGCTCGCCCGTAGTTTTGTCCCATACCATTGTGGTCTCACGCTGATTGGTAATCCCAATGGCCAAAATGTCACTTGCGGCAACACCTTCGTTCTTCAACAATTCTTTTAACACCCCTAATTGGGTTTCAAGAATTTCTTTGGGGTCGTGTTCTACCCAACCCGACTTTGGAAAGATCTGTTTGAATTCTTTCTGCACCATGCCCTGAATCTTGCCTTCTTGGTCTACAAGCAATGCGCGAGAACTGGTGGTACCTTGGTCTAGAGATATAATGTATTTCATTTGCGAAAGTTTTAAAGCCAAAACCACACAATAGTAGCATAGTGTAGCACAGCAAAGATATATAAATATACTCGAATATTACGCAACTACAAAGTAGGAATTTTATTCAATGGTAATGGTAACGAAAACTTCATTACCAAAACCGTCTAGGGCCATAATCTTGTGACGGCCTTTCTTGGGTAATAGGGCGATTTCATGAAAGGTATGGGTCTGCCCCACAAAAGTTTCATCGAGATACCAATAAACATCGGCGCCCGCTTTTATATGGGCCAATTTTACGACCAATTCGTTCGTCTTCCCCTCAAAATTCTTGGCGAGCGTGATACGACTTCCGTTTTTTGGGTAGATAAACTGCATGGGCGGGTCGCCGTCATTGCGACAATTGGCCTGAAAAGGAGGTAGCTCGCGATACGAAGGATTTGCCGAGCGGTAATAATAGGCCATTAGGGGAGGCAACACAAACCATGGTTCCGAGACGATATTCGACACGTCGGCACATGAAGAGTTGACCTGAAATTGCCGTTGGGCATTTAAGTGGACCATTTGATGATACGGACAAGAACTTACATAATTCTCCTTATTAGGAATAGATATCCGCTTTACTTGACAAAGGTCGGTTGCCAAATAACCGCTCTCGGCGCATACGTTGATTTCGGTAAACTCGTCGAAGGGTTTTTGAAACCACTGGCTACGGGGCAAGACATCAAAAACATCGAACATAAGTGGAGCGGCACTTGAAACACCGCTTACGTTGGGCCGTCCTTCGCCATCGGCATTCCCGACCCACACACCGACCACATGGTCGGTAGTAACACCTATGGCCCATGCATCTTTGTTACCGAAACTCGTTCCGGTTTTCCAGGCAATTTCCTTGCTACTATCGAAGAACTGCCAAGATTCATCGCCCTCGGGCCTGTTTACCTCCTTCATAGCTTCAAAAGTGAGGTAAATGCTTGCGGCATCGAAAACCGTTTTTTCAAGGGATTTTTTTCCATAATCGACCGTTGCGTCGGTTTTTAAGTCCAAATCGGTAAACTCCCCGGTGTAATATTCGCTCGATGTGGCATTAAAATGGTTAAGGGTTCCGGCCAAGTTCGCATAGGTTTTACAAAGATCCCACAGATTGCTTTCGGCCCCTCCCAAAATAAGGGTAAGTCCGTAATGGTCGGCAGATTTTGTTATACCCCCTAGCTTAAAAACATCGAGTTGGTCTCTAAACTTTTCCAATCCGTACGCTTGTAGAAGTCGCACCGCAGGTATATTCAACGAACGTGCCAACGCTTTTTTGGCCGCGACCGCCCCACTATAATTTTCACTGAAATTCTCAGGGGTATACCCCGCTATTTGGGTAGGCACATCGGCCACCAACATATCGGGCAATAGCTCTCCTGCATCTAACATAGCCGCATACAACAATGGTTTGAGTACACTTCCGGTACTGCGGTTGGCCCGTACCATATCGACATCTTTTTGATGCTCAGCATCGGTAGGCGTATTCCCCACATATGACAAAACCTTACGTGTGTGTACATCGACTACCATTACCGCAGCATTGTGCACTTGATTTTGCTTGAGGTTGGCATGGTGTTTTTTAACGATGGCGTTCACATGCTGTTGCAATTTTTCATCAACACTGCTTACCATACGTTTTCCCTTATTGATTTTTGACATATACTGCACTAGGTGCGGAGCCTTATCGGGCAAGGAAAAAGGTTTGGCAGGAAGTGGCTCAAGTAAGGAAAGGTCGTAAGTAACTCGATCGATGATCTTATTGTCAAACAGCTTTTTCAGCAGCCGATTGCGTTTTTTTAAAAGTCGATCTTGATTCCTTCCCGGATAAATAAGGCCTGGGGCGTTAGGAAGCACCGCCAATGTTGCGCTTTCCGCCCAAGACAACTGATAAGGCCTGAGTCCGAAATACCGCCACGCCGCCATTTCAAGTCCTACAACGTTGCCCCCAAAAGGTGCATGCCCACAGTAGAGTTTTAAAATGTTCCGTTTTGACTCCCGTATTTCTAGGCGGGTAGCCAATACCAACTCGATAAGCTTTTCAAAATACGAACGCTTTTTTTGGCCCCTTGACAGACGTACGACCTGTTGGGTGAGCGTACTACCGCCCCTCACTACCTTTCCTTGGGCAACATTCTCCCGTAGGGCCTTTAGCATTGAAATCGGATTGAAGCCAAAGTGCTCATAAAAATGGGCATCTTCAAACTGCAAAATACATTGCTCAAACTTCTCCGGAACACTATCGGCAACAGGAAAACGCCACTGGCCATCGTCGGCAATGCGGGCGCCCAACAAGCTTCCTTGCCTACTTTCCACTACTGTGGCCGTTGGTGCATCAAAGAGGTTCCGGGGAAGACAAAAGTAATACGCCACCACAGCCACAAACAACAAGGTAAGTTTTATGGGGTGTCTCTTAAAAAACTGGATCAAACCTTTCATCTCTTAAAATCGTACTTGCGCCATCAAACTAACAGAAGGCCTATCTTTTGAAACCTTTACTTCCCTTATGCACCCCTAAAGACAAGTCGCCTATAGGACGTATTTTCGAAGGCATCAAACAATGTATTCCTTCTCTAGAAAATAGCCGACAACGGCTTCCTTCATCAATACGGCCTGTTCCCCCGCTTTCAAAGGCGGCAATTCTTCCTTGACATGGTAGTGAGGCCATCCTTCCTCATCAAAATAATCGAATTCATAATAGCCATAGGGCTCCAACAAACGACAGATGGCAATGTGCATCAGGTCTAATTTGTCGTCTTTCCTGTATTTTCGATGGTACTGTCCTAATTCCTGTACGCCAACCAAATAGATAATGGCATCGAGCTCTAAGGGGTCACCATCGGCGAACTGGGCCGACAACTTCTCTACCAATGCACTCCATCTTCCTTTTAATTCTTCATCTCTAGACATCTATTCTCGCGTTTTTTGTTTACTTCGCTGTAGCCCACAAAGGTACGAATCAAAACACTACTTTTGTGTAAAGACTACCCTTATGAGTTTCTTGGATATTATTTTAGGATTACTGCTTTTATACGGCCTTTGGAAAGGCTTAAAAAACGGGCTTTTTGTGGAACTTGCCTCTATTGTCGCCTTAATTGCGGGAATTTATGGCGCCATTCATTTTTCATATTACGCCGGCGACTACCTTTCACAAAACATGGATTGGAACGAACGGTACATTAATATTGCCGCCTTTGTCATTACTTTTATCGTAATCGTATTGGCAGTACAACTGGCCGGCAAGTTCTTGACCAAAATTGCCAACTTTGCCATGTTAGGACTACTTAACAAAGTTGCTGGAGGCATTTTTGGCGTGGTTAAAGTGGCCGTGATATTAGGGGCCTTGCTTATATTCTTTGAACGCGTCAACAATTCTGCCGGGGTCGTAAAAGATGAGACCATGCAAGAATCGGTATTATACGGACCCATTAAAGAAATTGGGGCTTTCGTATTTTCGAAGGTTTTAAAGGAAGATAGCCCCATTGAACCAAAGGAAGAAACCGAAGAAATCGAAAGTGTAGTTATCTAAAACCGAATTTTCAATACCCATGATGTGCTCCCCCCACAATCGACTTTTCTATGTACTTAAACTCAATCAATATTTATAGGGGGATTTCTATTTTGCTTATTGTCTCGGCACATTGCTATTCTATTTCAGAGATTAAAATCGACACCTTCCCGGAAGCCCTATTTGCCAATCTTACCGCAGGAAGCACCATAAATTTTATTTTTATTTCAGGCTTTTTGTTTCATCACGTTTTTTATCTCAGGGAAAAAACCAGGCAATTTTTGACACAAAAACTAAGACGCCTTTTAATTCCCTATACCATTTTATCGATTGTCCCCATCTTCCTCAAATTACAGCTAGAACCCAACTTCTGGGGCCAATATTTCCCTTTAGGATCAGACGGTTTTGTAAACGGATACCTCATTCCTACAATCCTCTATTACATAACGGGTGCACACTTGGTAGCCTATTGGTACATTCCCTTTGCCGTTTGTTTATTTATAATGTATCCCATCCATATCAAATTTATTGAACTGAAACCGACCTATCAGCTTTCAATACTCTTTCTATTATTTGTAATCGCACTTCTCATACACAGACCGGTAGACGAACTTAACGTACTTCAGTCCGTGGTATACTTTACGCCCCCCTATCTATTGGGCATCCTCTGTTCACAGAACAAAACCTTTATTTACAAAAACCTCAAAAACAAAGAACTACTACTCCTGACAATCGTTCTCTCGATTGCGGCATTACAGGCATCGCTCGGCAGGTACGACAACTATCAAAAACACGCGTTTGAATATGATGGCATCGACCTTATATTACTTCAAAAGTCAATACTGTGTGTTTTCTTTATGCTTTTCTTACATCGCTTTGAAAACAATCAAAACAAATTATTGTCAATATTGGCCTCCACAAGTTTTGCCATCTATTTTCTTCATGGTTATGTACTGCAATTATTCACGGTTTTAAAGGCAAAATTCCAAATTCCGATTCCGCACCCCTGGGCTACCTATTTCTTGGTATGGACCGCCCTCATATTTGGCAGTATGTTCTTGGCCTTATTGCTTAAGAAAATCATGCCCAAATATGCGAGATACATTACGGGCTATTAAACATTTTTTTGACCTTCCGCTACCTTTTCCAACACTTGGGAAGCCTAAATGACCTCTCTCAAATATAAAAATACAAATGTGGCCTAGGGCTAGACAGTGTGCAAGACATCGATTTTTCATTTCGACTTCACCCATAAAACCCTGTATTTCCCCTAAAAGACGTCTTCATATATAATTTCCCAAAAATTGGTCCGTTTTAAGGCCTCACCAAACGGAAACAAGATGAAAAAACCGATTTTACTATTCGCCATAGCCCTAGGCTGTATGTTTACTTCATGTAAAAAAGATGACTCCGGAGGTGATGGCGACATTTTGGGTACTTGGTCATATATTGCCTATGCCGATGACAATGGCGAAGAACCCGCCGATGAATGTGCGCGTATGGACCTGCTTCGCTTTAAAAACGGTAATGTTTTTGATTATGAATACCACTTTGCCAGTACAGCAGGCGATGAGTGCATAGAAGGCACCCATTCCTCGGGCTCTTGGACCTATCAATTCGACAGCAAGGTACGATTGGACTATGGTACCGAAAACAACCCAGATATTACTGTTGCCAAATTCAGTATTTCAGGTGACATCCTGACCCTTACCTTTGATGAAGGAAATGGAACATATAAAAAGAAATACAAAAAGAAATAGCCCCCTAACTACGGCACCTAAACAAAAAAAAGACCTTCTGGAAGGTCTTTTTTTGTTGTTGAATTTCAGAAGGTACATTTATTGCACCACCTCTACCCATCGACCTTGGGTTCGCACTACATAATCGTTGTCGTACATGGCTTCGGCCTGTATACCGGGCAAATAATAACGTCCTAAATACGAGGCGTTCAAAAGTACCCTGAACGTTTTGGTTTCATTGGCTTCCATATCAAAGTAGAAGTTACTTCGGTCATCCCTAATATCGGTATAGGTGACTTGGTTATCGGCAAAGTCGCCAAAATCGGTAAAGCGGGTGTTTACAATTTCCCATCCACTCGGAAATATTTCGGTAAGCGCCATGTTTTTGATTGCCTGCCCCGTAGTATTGGTCAAGCTCACCTCCGCAACAAAATCAGTTCCTTGGGTTATTTGCGATACATCTAAAACATTGCCGTTTCTCCCTTTGAACGTTAGCCGCGCCCCTAGGTTTCTTTGGATAGCCTTCTCTTCACCTACCGGCAGTACCCCTTGGTTGACAAGGCTTACGAACAAGGTATTCGATTCCTTATTTTCAAGGATGAGCTGGTTGCTTCCTTTTTTAATGGCGATTTCACGATTGGCCAAGCTTTTGGAAGTACTCACATCTTCCTGTTTTCCGTTGACCGTCAAGCTCGCTTTTATACCTTTACCGCCCACCATTTTTGCAAATTTGGCCATGGCGATCAAACTGTATGCCGTAGTTTGGGTGCTCATCCATTGATTCGACGAAAGCCGCTTGGCCAAATCATCGGCAAGGCTATGTGATTTTGTCTTTTCGTCTAAGAGCACGTAGGTTTCTAGGGCCATAGCGCGATTTCTATCTTCAGAACCGTAGGTATTCCCTTTATGGTCGTTAAAATTGGTTTGGGCCGTTTTTAGAATATTTTCGGCCACACTATGCTGTCCGATAAGGGCATAGGCTGCCGCAAGACGAAACTTCGCATCGTTCGACAGGCCGTTTTGCTCTCGCAATCGATTCATACTGGCCACATCGGCATTACCCGACAAGGCCAAGGTATATAAGCGATAGGCCTGCGCCAAGGCACTCGCACCCGAACCCGAACGCCATTGTTTGGCCTTGTTCTGCTGATAGGGAAGCCAACTCGATTTAAAACCCAAGGGAAGAACATAGCCTTTCTTTTCGGCCTCCAGTAAAAAGTGGCCGGCATAACTTGTGCCCCAATCGTTAGAATAATTCTGACCGGGCCAATAAGAGAAACCGCCCGTGGCATTTTGATAGCCTCCCAGAGTTTTTACCGCACGTACGATATTCTGTTGGATCCTTTTCTTTTTGTTTCCGTCCAAATCAAAAATATCGTTCAGATAGAGTTGCGGAAATGCGGCCGAAGTAACTTGTTCGACACATCCATGTGGGTATCGTATCAAGTATTGCATACGCCCGTTGAAGTCCATTGGCGGTAGGGTAGAAAATTCTATCTGGGCCGAATTGCTTCCAGATATGCCAAAGGTTTCCAAGGAAATGTTTTTTGAGGAATTCGCTTCCAGCACTACTTCTTGCTTGTCGGATGTTACCGGGTTCGGA is from Zobellia galactanivorans and encodes:
- a CDS encoding glycerol-3-phosphate dehydrogenase/oxidase, translated to MKNIRFSNLDRAKTIAELTSSTYDLVVIGGGITGGGIALDAASRGLKVALVEKGDFASGTSSKSTKLIHGGLRYLKQFDFWLVKEVGSERAIVHKLAPHLVLPEKMLLPLIENGSYGKWLTSIGLKVYDILAQVTGDDKRQMLEKKEALKLEPLLPKKILKGAGYYAEYRTDDARLTIENIKSSLLFGAQALNYAAVEDFIYEDEKVAGVQVKDGVSGATFNIKSKYVISAAGPWVDELRSTNNSKKGKQLHLTKGVHLVFPKKKLPIKQSVYFDVPDGRMMFAIPRGKVTYIGTTDTNYNKDKDNVRTDLADAIYLISAVNNMFPDINLEMDDIISSWAGLRPLIHEEGKSASELSRKDEIFTSDTGLISIAGGKLTGYRKMAERVVDRIAKRMEEEEGTELKECYTEKIFLCGNVDFKKFKHVEKYISEVYGRIKGDGFTKHDAWFLVTTYGKQTEMILENYEGFSDTDKYVRLAKAELRFCIDYEMVQNPMDFFIRRTGRLYFDIDSVRTLMEPILEEFKSIFAVTDEQLVSWRKILENELDEHSNFSLDRG
- the glpK gene encoding glycerol kinase GlpK; the encoded protein is MKYIISLDQGTTSSRALLVDQEGKIQGMVQKEFKQIFPKSGWVEHDPKEILETQLGVLKELLKNEGVAASDILAIGITNQRETTMVWDKTTGEPVYNAIVWQDKRTADICEHLKKSGLSEHVGQTTGLVIDSYFSGTKVKWILDNVEGARAKAENGDLLMGTVDTWLVWNMTNGANHVTDYTNASRTMIYDIVNLKWDDKMLRALGIPKLMLPEVKPSAHHFGDYEIDGVKIPIAGIAGDQQAALFGQACFNKGTAKNTYGTGCFMLMNTGEKPQFSKNGLLTTIAYGLDGKVNYALEGSIFIAGAAIQWLRDGLEIIKDAKETEALADSVEGENPVYVVPAFAGLGAPYWDMYARGAVFGLTRDTGKAHLAKATLESLAYQTKDILKAMEDDSGIQLKNLRVDGGACANNHLMQFQADILDSEVHRPEVIESTAMGAAFLAGIQVGLWKQEDVDQNRPMNRIFKPTFDRVKRKRLYKKWKQAVERTKGWEEQ
- the pbpC gene encoding penicillin-binding protein 1C; the encoded protein is MKGLIQFFKRHPIKLTLLFVAVVAYYFCLPRNLFDAPTATVVESRQGSLLGARIADDGQWRFPVADSVPEKFEQCILQFEDAHFYEHFGFNPISMLKALRENVAQGKVVRGGSTLTQQVVRLSRGQKKRSYFEKLIELVLATRLEIRESKRNILKLYCGHAPFGGNVVGLEMAAWRYFGLRPYQLSWAESATLAVLPNAPGLIYPGRNQDRLLKKRNRLLKKLFDNKIIDRVTYDLSLLEPLPAKPFSLPDKAPHLVQYMSKINKGKRMVSSVDEKLQQHVNAIVKKHHANLKQNQVHNAAVMVVDVHTRKVLSYVGNTPTDAEHQKDVDMVRANRSTGSVLKPLLYAAMLDAGELLPDMLVADVPTQIAGYTPENFSENYSGAVAAKKALARSLNIPAVRLLQAYGLEKFRDQLDVFKLGGITKSADHYGLTLILGGAESNLWDLCKTYANLAGTLNHFNATSSEYYTGEFTDLDLKTDATVDYGKKSLEKTVFDAASIYLTFEAMKEVNRPEGDESWQFFDSSKEIAWKTGTSFGNKDAWAIGVTTDHVVGVWVGNADGEGRPNVSGVSSAAPLMFDVFDVLPRSQWFQKPFDEFTEINVCAESGYLATDLCQVKRISIPNKENYVSSCPYHQMVHLNAQRQFQVNSSCADVSNIVSEPWFVLPPLMAYYYRSANPSYRELPPFQANCRNDGDPPMQFIYPKNGSRITLAKNFEGKTNELVVKLAHIKAGADVYWYLDETFVGQTHTFHEIALLPKKGRHKIMALDGFGNEVFVTITIE
- a CDS encoding CvpA family protein, with protein sequence MSFLDIILGLLLLYGLWKGLKNGLFVELASIVALIAGIYGAIHFSYYAGDYLSQNMDWNERYINIAAFVITFIVIVLAVQLAGKFLTKIANFAMLGLLNKVAGGIFGVVKVAVILGALLIFFERVNNSAGVVKDETMQESVLYGPIKEIGAFVFSKVLKEDSPIEPKEETEEIESVVI
- a CDS encoding acyltransferase family protein, producing the protein MYLNSINIYRGISILLIVSAHCYSISEIKIDTFPEALFANLTAGSTINFIFISGFLFHHVFYLREKTRQFLTQKLRRLLIPYTILSIVPIFLKLQLEPNFWGQYFPLGSDGFVNGYLIPTILYYITGAHLVAYWYIPFAVCLFIMYPIHIKFIELKPTYQLSILFLLFVIALLIHRPVDELNVLQSVVYFTPPYLLGILCSQNKTFIYKNLKNKELLLLTIVLSIAALQASLGRYDNYQKHAFEYDGIDLILLQKSILCVFFMLFLHRFENNQNKLLSILASTSFAIYFLHGYVLQLFTVLKAKFQIPIPHPWATYFLVWTALIFGSMFLALLLKKIMPKYARYITGY
- a CDS encoding lipocalin-like domain-containing protein, with product MKKPILLFAIALGCMFTSCKKDDSGGDGDILGTWSYIAYADDNGEEPADECARMDLLRFKNGNVFDYEYHFASTAGDECIEGTHSSGSWTYQFDSKVRLDYGTENNPDITVAKFSISGDILTLTFDEGNGTYKKKYKKK